The following coding sequences lie in one Xanthomonas hyacinthi genomic window:
- a CDS encoding TonB-dependent receptor, whose translation MTRSHHRHQRTLLVCLLAASCQAALAQQAATPLPPAATDTDGADTAAASPPAAATAKTLDSVVVTGVRKANAAAIESKRAATNITDVISSTDVRALPDTTIVEALRRIPGLSVLPATDNEHPRDEAATPVLRGLGPSYNNVTIDGLTVASPGTPNGTLGSITRGVRLDILPASMVSELQVVKTFTPDLDPNATGGAINLRTRSAFENGGKPFFTSEAALGHANDVGKPRDQDDPGYRLGATGSTTFGSDRQYGLTLSGNYQTLSSYTETHMTTDTVHYGFYDGNGVLQSGSNLGNGWAVPQQDKYWYVMDKRDRYGLTGKFEARPSADLQAYVTAGYYYFKDDMQRNELLIDPRNRNRVANQTATSGSYPAGDIEVGYSSQVTTTRTKLGQAGMEWHPDDHQVLSARGSWSDATYDEPIQMFKYVTGASRPAPVAVGQSGPGVTVTPTADYAFSYDTSALNQRFPVAPQAYYDYDNYSLSYWRPDYKRSARDRILTGRLDYGFNQAEEDRGLGFGAGLSYTTDKPSFEIYRDEYQPNSSAPALNIADVLAPSNAPLRYLGLNLIAIDPDKARRVLQSTPRSAFNSTDQSAFSNQDNFSHSEKIFGAYGLVSYRAEAFNVEAGLHYDNTDQSTVGRQRQLDTVSGKYIYVAAPTDSRYANLLPSAIMTYHLSDRLDLRAGASRTLGRPPYDAYAARTSIGFVNSTDAGNPNAQGVTVTVGNPDIKPRVATNLDLSLEWRLPDDFDGMLAAAVFDKRIQDEIFTLSRTDQFSFNGTTYSNVLISTPANASKAHIRGLELSAVLNTLLPGVPALSGLGGSANLALLDGGMDVPYSVGSAPNVSQRERSVDRLVGQPGYTANASLFYSVGGLELRAAYNRQGKALRAIVSNIDWQDLYWSPRSQLDLSATYAINKQVSVVGQVSNVTHSRITSVTGPGENLLKDTYSVPTTYWFGIRFTPSL comes from the coding sequence ATGACGCGATCGCACCATCGCCACCAGCGCACGTTGCTGGTGTGCCTGCTTGCCGCCAGTTGCCAGGCCGCCCTCGCGCAGCAAGCGGCGACGCCGTTGCCACCAGCCGCCACGGACACCGACGGCGCCGATACCGCCGCCGCATCGCCGCCGGCCGCTGCGACCGCCAAGACCCTGGACAGCGTGGTCGTCACCGGCGTGCGCAAGGCCAATGCCGCGGCGATCGAGAGCAAGCGCGCGGCGACCAACATCACCGACGTGATCAGTTCCACCGACGTGCGCGCGCTGCCGGACACCACCATCGTCGAGGCGCTGCGCCGCATCCCCGGCCTGTCGGTGCTGCCGGCGACCGACAACGAGCATCCGCGCGACGAGGCCGCCACGCCGGTGCTGCGCGGCCTCGGCCCGTCCTACAACAACGTCACCATCGACGGCCTGACCGTGGCCTCGCCGGGCACGCCGAACGGCACGCTCGGTTCGATCACCCGCGGCGTGCGCCTGGACATCCTGCCGGCCTCGATGGTCAGCGAACTGCAGGTGGTCAAGACCTTCACCCCCGACCTGGATCCCAACGCCACCGGCGGCGCGATCAACCTGCGCACGCGCAGCGCGTTCGAGAACGGCGGCAAGCCGTTCTTCACCAGCGAGGCCGCGCTGGGCCATGCCAACGACGTCGGCAAGCCGCGCGACCAGGACGATCCCGGCTACCGCCTCGGCGCCACCGGCAGCACCACCTTCGGCAGCGACCGGCAATACGGCCTGACCCTGTCGGGCAACTACCAGACGCTGAGCAGCTACACCGAAACCCACATGACCACCGACACGGTGCACTACGGGTTCTACGACGGCAACGGCGTGCTGCAGAGCGGCAGCAACCTCGGCAACGGCTGGGCGGTGCCGCAGCAGGACAAGTACTGGTACGTGATGGACAAGCGCGACCGCTACGGCCTGACCGGCAAGTTCGAGGCGCGTCCCAGCGCCGACCTGCAGGCCTACGTCACCGCGGGCTACTACTATTTCAAGGACGACATGCAGCGCAACGAGCTGCTCATCGATCCGCGCAACCGCAACCGCGTCGCCAACCAGACCGCGACCTCCGGCAGCTATCCGGCCGGCGACATCGAGGTCGGCTATTCCAGCCAGGTCACCACCACCCGCACCAAGCTCGGCCAGGCCGGCATGGAGTGGCATCCGGACGACCACCAGGTGCTGTCCGCGCGCGGCTCGTGGTCGGATGCGACCTACGACGAGCCGATCCAGATGTTCAAGTACGTCACCGGCGCGTCGCGCCCGGCGCCGGTCGCGGTCGGCCAGTCCGGCCCCGGCGTCACCGTCACTCCCACCGCCGACTATGCCTTCAGCTACGACACCTCGGCGTTGAACCAGCGCTTCCCGGTGGCGCCGCAGGCGTACTACGACTACGACAACTACAGCCTGTCGTACTGGCGTCCGGACTACAAGCGCAGCGCGCGCGACCGCATCCTCACCGGGCGCCTGGACTACGGCTTCAACCAGGCCGAGGAAGACCGCGGCCTGGGCTTCGGTGCCGGCTTGTCGTATACCACCGACAAGCCGTCGTTCGAGATCTACCGCGACGAATACCAGCCCAACAGCAGTGCGCCGGCACTGAACATCGCCGACGTGCTGGCGCCGTCGAATGCGCCGCTGCGCTATCTCGGCCTGAACCTGATCGCCATCGATCCGGACAAGGCCCGGCGCGTGCTGCAGTCCACGCCGCGCAGCGCGTTCAACAGCACCGACCAGTCGGCCTTCAGCAACCAGGACAACTTCAGCCATAGCGAAAAGATCTTCGGCGCCTACGGCCTGGTCAGCTACCGTGCCGAGGCGTTCAACGTGGAGGCCGGCCTGCACTACGACAATACCGACCAGTCCACCGTCGGCCGCCAGCGCCAGCTGGATACGGTCAGCGGCAAATACATCTACGTCGCCGCGCCGACCGATTCGCGCTACGCCAACCTGCTGCCGTCGGCGATCATGACCTACCACCTCAGCGACCGCCTCGACCTGCGCGCCGGCGCCAGCCGCACGCTCGGCCGCCCGCCGTACGACGCCTACGCCGCGCGCACCTCGATCGGCTTCGTCAACAGCACCGATGCCGGCAATCCCAACGCCCAGGGCGTGACCGTGACCGTGGGCAATCCGGACATCAAGCCGCGCGTGGCGACCAACCTGGACCTGTCGCTGGAATGGCGCCTGCCCGACGACTTCGACGGCATGCTCGCCGCCGCAGTGTTCGACAAACGCATCCAGGACGAGATCTTCACCCTGTCGCGCACCGACCAGTTCAGCTTCAACGGCACCACCTATTCGAACGTGCTGATCAGCACCCCGGCCAATGCGTCCAAGGCGCATATCCGCGGCCTGGAACTGAGTGCGGTGCTCAACACCCTGCTGCCGGGCGTGCCGGCGCTGTCCGGGCTGGGCGGCAGTGCCAACCTGGCCTTGCTCGATGGCGGCATGGACGTGCCTTACAGCGTCGGCAGCGCGCCGAACGTGAGCCAGCGCGAGCGCAGCGTCGATCGCCTGGTCGGCCAGCCCGGCTACACCGCCAACGCCTCGCTGTTCTACAGCGTCGGCGGGCTGGAACTGCGCGCGGCCTACAACCGCCAGGGCAAGGCGTTGCGCGCCATCGTCAGCAACATCGACTGGCAGGACCTGTACTGGTCGCCGCGCTCGCAGCTGGACCTGTCGGCGACCTATGCGATCAACAAGCAGGTCAGCGTGGTCGGCCAGGTCAGCAACGTCACCCACAGCCGCATCACCAGCGTGACCGGACCGGGCGAGAACCTGTTGAAGGACACCTACTCGGTGCCGACCACGTACTGGTTCGGCATCCGCTTCACGCCTTCTCTTTAA
- a CDS encoding glycosyltransferase family 4 protein: MRVVLAPRIDLHSGYHAIMLEDRQSDYFVASPDHVFVSRDEVVSPYSDQHHGEFLLFGSGGSGLIIQSARLPVIGSRSWLVDTDDLLAGPLCGRMFLDSEFQDNLKRLHSDDFLSFMKERMRLMLSAYVHGSCAGIILRGDPDSSFDIARHWFSRLEVVELGEAYLEKVTAVKPARAPISWANFEAKWNDLDERRVVFCGRDFETKNGALALEVMSHLMSEMEGLSFTYIGDIPDNFKNRYPHLVSRITHLPSVGRSEVIREMQRSHVFFHPSKFETVGLSLIEAASCGMAVVSCSGVGLEFSKAIFHDGGALLIDRTEADAHEKPKFLAALESLLKQPDMMRSMGLANVLRSSQGENSFDAQMEKIVEVRKVAASYRGDPFTSDHLGGLKATIISSSRLFELEDLKIKSRSGESIRVVI; this comes from the coding sequence ATGCGTGTTGTGCTTGCTCCTCGCATAGATCTTCATTCCGGCTATCATGCGATTATGCTTGAGGATCGGCAGTCCGATTATTTCGTGGCAAGTCCGGATCATGTCTTTGTTTCTAGAGATGAGGTTGTCTCGCCTTACAGTGATCAACATCATGGCGAATTTTTATTGTTTGGATCGGGCGGCTCCGGGCTAATAATTCAGTCCGCAAGGCTTCCTGTCATCGGTTCGCGCTCTTGGCTTGTTGATACTGACGACCTTCTGGCAGGTCCCCTTTGTGGAAGAATGTTTCTTGATTCGGAGTTCCAAGATAATTTAAAGCGCCTGCATTCGGACGATTTCTTATCTTTCATGAAGGAGCGCATGCGTCTTATGCTGTCCGCTTACGTTCATGGATCTTGCGCCGGGATCATACTTAGGGGCGATCCTGATTCTAGCTTCGACATTGCTCGGCACTGGTTCTCTCGGTTGGAAGTCGTGGAGCTCGGTGAGGCTTACTTGGAGAAGGTGACCGCCGTCAAGCCCGCCCGTGCGCCAATCTCCTGGGCCAATTTCGAGGCCAAATGGAATGATTTGGATGAGCGGCGGGTTGTGTTTTGTGGGCGCGACTTCGAGACGAAAAATGGGGCGCTAGCTCTGGAGGTGATGTCCCATTTGATGTCCGAAATGGAGGGCTTGTCGTTTACGTACATCGGAGATATACCGGATAATTTTAAAAATCGCTACCCTCATCTCGTATCCAGAATAACTCATCTCCCATCGGTGGGGCGCTCAGAAGTAATTCGCGAGATGCAAAGGTCGCATGTTTTTTTTCATCCGTCGAAGTTTGAGACTGTTGGCTTGTCTCTCATTGAAGCGGCTAGCTGTGGGATGGCGGTTGTATCCTGCTCAGGGGTTGGTCTTGAGTTTTCCAAGGCTATCTTTCACGACGGCGGAGCCTTGCTGATAGATCGGACGGAAGCCGATGCACATGAGAAGCCAAAGTTCCTGGCCGCGCTCGAGAGCCTCTTGAAGCAGCCTGACATGATGCGCAGCATGGGGCTTGCCAACGTATTACGATCTTCACAGGGCGAAAATTCATTCGACGCTCAAATGGAAAAGATAGTTGAAGTAAGGAAGGTTGCGGCATCATACCGTGGAGATCCCTTTACGAGTGATCATCTTGGTGGCCTTAAGGCGACCATCATCTCATCCTCCAGACTATTTGAACTTGAGGATTTGAAGATTAAGAGTCGTTCCGGTGAATCTATTAGGGTCGTTATATAG
- a CDS encoding glycerophosphodiester phosphodiesterase family protein, producing MKSTLLPLLLLGSALTGPAIAAPAGSAASQARLADPASGIFVVAHRGCHNPAPAHGFPGHAPENSLSGLERCVAMGVDMLETDIRRAADGTLVMFHDATVERTTDGSGKVAELTWAQLSRLRLRDDEGGADAALTDQHPLTLEQMLAAAKGRIMLNLDVKAPIYAEVADAVRRAGMQRQVVLKTEVGVYSQPLASLPPFDQVNFTPVLLNPPGTDDLLQTVRTQIGGKVRPVAIELPRMRAEQLPPLAALTRQQHVRLLVNTLWEGFVAGYGGDADALRDPDAVWGRLYRAGIGAFQTDEPEALLRYRASLEKR from the coding sequence ATGAAATCCACTCTGTTGCCGCTCCTGCTGCTGGGCAGCGCGCTGACCGGTCCCGCCATTGCGGCCCCCGCCGGCAGCGCCGCCAGCCAGGCGCGCCTGGCCGATCCGGCCAGCGGCATCTTCGTCGTCGCCCATCGCGGTTGCCACAATCCGGCGCCCGCACATGGCTTCCCCGGGCATGCGCCGGAGAACTCGCTGTCCGGCCTGGAGCGCTGCGTGGCGATGGGCGTGGACATGCTCGAAACCGACATCCGCCGCGCCGCCGACGGCACCCTGGTGATGTTTCATGACGCCACCGTCGAGCGCACCACCGACGGCAGCGGCAAGGTCGCCGAACTGACCTGGGCGCAGCTGTCGCGGCTGCGCCTGCGCGACGACGAGGGTGGCGCCGATGCCGCGCTCACCGACCAGCATCCGCTGACCCTGGAGCAGATGCTGGCCGCGGCCAAGGGCCGGATCATGCTCAACCTCGACGTCAAGGCGCCGATCTACGCCGAGGTGGCGGACGCGGTGCGGCGCGCCGGCATGCAGCGCCAGGTCGTGCTCAAGACCGAGGTCGGCGTGTACAGCCAGCCGCTGGCGTCGCTGCCGCCGTTCGACCAGGTCAACTTCACCCCGGTGCTGCTCAATCCGCCGGGCACCGATGACCTGCTGCAGACCGTGCGCACCCAGATCGGCGGCAAGGTACGCCCGGTGGCGATCGAACTGCCGCGGATGCGCGCCGAGCAGTTGCCGCCGCTGGCCGCATTGACCAGGCAGCAGCACGTGCGGCTGCTGGTCAACACGCTGTGGGAAGGCTTCGTCGCCGGCTACGGCGGCGACGCCGACGCGCTGCGCGATCCGGATGCGGTGTGGGGACGCCTGTACCGCGCCGGGATCGGCGCGTTCCAGACCGACGAACCCGAAGCCTTGCTGCGCTACCGCGCTTCGCTCGAAAAGCGCTGA
- a CDS encoding peptidase domain-containing ABC transporter has protein sequence MNHLFAGFLKYMRRKPKVPMIYQAEVNECGIACLTMISQAHGSKATLRAMRVRFPPSNYGTSVRDLVELGRSIGYRSTAYRIEPEHLAEIPSPCVALLDLSHFVVIKRIRGGCIFINDPAEGELKMAMGEFGNRFTGVVVAFGPPPEPISQELVERSGVLAFLLAGVASRKLTISAVVAVALILEVLLLLGPLLIQSFTDSVIQAGDVELAYVLMASFAGAALIQLAFGIYRNNLLSRLSEYLVVEWNVRISETLMRLPYSFFLRRASSEVYSRFRSIDVIQRTITNKFVESALDGLGLIFTMAMIFAYSPRLAVVTLIFGAVYACSRHFTFKNARDCEHAEIRETTAQHGILQEMLNGITTIKSGGLESVQLSRYESRTRAAAHAMARLQGWTSAGSTISKFLLQFHTVIIIGFGVLISLRGGMSFGMVIAYVSYSTQFIDRCTRVSDVFVDWRLVKIHNQRLSDILDEKPVVPGATPLPPSDAISIKVESLSYGYGADTESVLRAESFEIGAGECVAVIGRSGVGKSTLIKLMMGLLQPSSGTITFNEVALNEIDPVDLHRSVACVLQDDQLFGGSVFENIASFAPNYSRDEVVAAAIKARIHDEIMAMPMGYETSVINMGKSFSAGQKQRILLARALYGSPKVIFMDEATSHLDVGNEVSIASAIAELNMTRVIVAHRPDTIRSADRVIELHGVNSAEPVS, from the coding sequence ATGAATCATCTATTCGCCGGATTCCTCAAATATATGAGGCGCAAACCTAAAGTTCCGATGATTTATCAAGCGGAGGTCAATGAATGCGGTATCGCCTGCTTGACGATGATAAGTCAGGCGCACGGGAGCAAGGCCACTTTACGAGCGATGCGAGTTCGATTTCCGCCGTCTAACTACGGTACCAGTGTCCGGGATCTTGTTGAACTGGGGCGCTCTATTGGATACAGGTCCACCGCATACCGGATCGAGCCAGAGCACCTGGCAGAGATTCCGAGTCCATGTGTAGCGCTGCTCGACTTGTCGCACTTTGTTGTCATCAAGCGCATAAGGGGCGGCTGCATCTTCATCAATGACCCGGCGGAAGGGGAGTTGAAGATGGCCATGGGCGAATTCGGCAACCGATTTACGGGAGTGGTGGTTGCATTCGGTCCGCCTCCAGAACCAATTTCTCAAGAACTCGTAGAGCGTTCGGGTGTTCTCGCTTTTTTGCTTGCAGGTGTCGCTTCAAGGAAGCTAACCATATCCGCGGTCGTGGCCGTTGCTCTCATCCTGGAGGTGCTCCTGCTCCTGGGTCCTTTGCTGATTCAGTCGTTTACCGATAGCGTCATTCAAGCTGGGGATGTCGAGCTCGCCTATGTGCTCATGGCATCGTTTGCCGGAGCCGCGCTCATACAGTTGGCTTTTGGAATATATCGGAATAACCTGTTGAGCCGCCTCTCCGAGTATCTGGTCGTCGAGTGGAATGTCAGGATCAGCGAAACCTTGATGAGGTTGCCTTACTCATTTTTCCTCAGGAGGGCATCTTCGGAGGTGTATTCAAGGTTCAGGTCGATCGATGTGATTCAGAGAACGATCACCAACAAGTTTGTCGAGTCAGCACTCGACGGCCTTGGTCTGATTTTCACGATGGCGATGATATTTGCTTATTCGCCAAGATTGGCGGTCGTCACTCTTATTTTTGGCGCAGTCTATGCGTGTTCAAGGCATTTCACCTTCAAGAACGCAAGGGATTGCGAGCACGCCGAGATTAGAGAAACCACGGCTCAGCATGGCATCCTCCAGGAGATGCTGAACGGGATAACCACGATAAAGAGCGGGGGGCTAGAGTCTGTTCAGCTTTCCCGATACGAATCCAGAACAAGGGCTGCTGCCCATGCAATGGCGCGCTTGCAAGGCTGGACGTCTGCTGGTTCCACGATTTCAAAATTCCTCCTTCAGTTTCATACTGTAATTATCATTGGATTTGGAGTGTTGATAAGCCTGCGTGGCGGTATGTCCTTCGGAATGGTGATCGCGTATGTGAGCTACTCAACTCAGTTTATCGACCGCTGCACAAGGGTGAGTGACGTATTCGTCGATTGGCGCTTGGTGAAGATCCATAACCAGAGACTTTCGGATATTCTAGATGAGAAGCCGGTCGTTCCGGGCGCCACCCCTCTGCCGCCGTCTGATGCGATAAGTATCAAGGTAGAGTCTTTGAGTTATGGATACGGTGCAGACACGGAAAGTGTGCTGAGGGCCGAGAGCTTTGAGATAGGCGCCGGGGAGTGTGTTGCCGTAATAGGTAGATCTGGCGTCGGTAAGTCGACCCTCATCAAGTTGATGATGGGCCTGCTTCAGCCCTCGTCTGGAACAATTACCTTTAACGAGGTTGCTCTTAATGAGATAGATCCTGTGGATCTTCATAGATCAGTTGCTTGCGTCTTGCAAGATGATCAACTCTTCGGCGGCTCGGTATTTGAGAATATTGCCTCTTTTGCGCCTAACTATAGTCGAGATGAGGTGGTTGCGGCAGCGATTAAGGCGCGAATTCATGATGAAATCATGGCGATGCCAATGGGTTATGAAACATCGGTAATTAATATGGGCAAATCGTTCTCTGCGGGGCAAAAGCAGCGTATATTACTTGCGCGCGCACTCTACGGTAGTCCGAAAGTTATTTTCATGGATGAGGCGACGAGCCATCTGGATGTCGGGAACGAGGTGTCTATCGCCTCGGCTATTGCCGAGCTAAATATGACAAGGGTGATCGTTGCCCATAGGCCTGACACGATCAGGTCCGCCGATCGTGTTATTGAATTGCATGGGGTCAATAGTGCCGAACCGGTCAGTTAA
- a CDS encoding efflux RND transporter periplasmic adaptor subunit: protein MDIAKSPNRSIWRHRRRWLALAVAAVLLLGVVLFGAGRAAPQVSRSELWIDAATRGEMRREIRANGVLVPRQIRWITAGATATVQQQLVDAGARVQADTLILQLANPELDAGLDRARAALAGADADVAALHAALASQLLDQQALQAQAASDLQIAQIKAQAYRRGHDGGAISAIDLTQSQIVEAQQRGRAGIETQRVAAFRQNMAAQLRAAQARRAQAASALAIAAQQAASLQVRAGSDGILQQVDVEPGQRVEVGAKLARVARPDELLARLQVAEVLAKDVIDELPVSVDTHNGVVSGQVARIDPAVRSGSVVVDVRLAPPLPPGVRPDLSVDGRIVLGTLRDVVSIPRPALAAPNTAGNLFVLRDGGERAQRIRVRFGAASSDRIEVRAGLRAGDQVVLSDTSQWNAYATLRLR from the coding sequence ATGGATATCGCGAAGTCTCCGAACCGTTCGATCTGGCGCCACCGGCGCCGCTGGCTGGCGTTGGCCGTGGCTGCTGTGCTGTTGCTCGGCGTGGTCCTGTTCGGTGCGGGCCGCGCCGCGCCGCAGGTCAGCCGCAGCGAGCTGTGGATCGATGCGGCCACGCGCGGCGAGATGCGCCGCGAGATCCGCGCCAACGGCGTGCTGGTGCCGCGGCAGATCCGCTGGATCACCGCCGGCGCCACCGCCACCGTGCAGCAGCAACTGGTCGATGCCGGCGCGCGGGTGCAGGCGGACACGCTGATCCTGCAACTGGCCAATCCCGAGCTGGATGCCGGCCTGGACCGCGCCCGCGCCGCACTGGCCGGCGCCGATGCCGACGTGGCCGCGCTGCACGCGGCGCTGGCCTCGCAACTGCTGGACCAGCAGGCGTTGCAGGCGCAGGCCGCGTCCGATCTGCAGATCGCGCAGATCAAGGCGCAGGCCTACCGACGCGGCCACGACGGCGGCGCGATCTCGGCGATCGACCTGACCCAGAGCCAGATCGTGGAGGCGCAACAGCGTGGCCGCGCCGGCATCGAAACCCAGCGCGTGGCCGCGTTCCGGCAGAACATGGCCGCGCAGCTGCGCGCCGCCCAGGCGCGGCGCGCGCAGGCCGCCAGCGCCCTGGCGATCGCCGCGCAACAGGCCGCCTCGCTGCAGGTGCGCGCCGGCAGCGACGGCATCCTGCAGCAGGTGGACGTGGAACCCGGCCAGCGCGTCGAGGTCGGCGCCAAGCTGGCGCGGGTGGCGCGCCCGGACGAGCTGTTGGCACGGCTGCAGGTGGCCGAGGTGCTGGCCAAGGACGTGATCGACGAACTGCCGGTCAGCGTGGACACGCACAACGGCGTGGTCAGCGGGCAAGTGGCGCGGATCGATCCTGCAGTGCGCAGCGGCAGCGTGGTGGTCGACGTGCGGCTGGCGCCGCCGCTGCCGCCGGGCGTGCGCCCGGACCTGTCGGTGGACGGACGCATCGTGCTCGGCACGCTGCGCGACGTGGTCAGCATCCCGCGCCCGGCGCTGGCCGCACCCAACACCGCCGGCAACCTGTTCGTGCTGCGCGACGGCGGCGAGCGCGCGCAACGCATCCGCGTGCGCTTCGGCGCCGCCTCCAGCGACCGCATCGAAGTACGTGCCGGCCTGCGCGCCGGCGACCAGGTCGTGCTGTCCGATACCAGCCAGTGGAACGCCTACGCCACCCTGCGCTTACGCTAG
- a CDS encoding prolyl hydroxylase family protein, with the protein MVSEDYQNQLLTELRQQGYDHNEICGELVQMGLDKAYVEQLLSKVASEEALDEARPEPDITGHPSSLSVAGREVKLLMFTRKPRCYFFADFMSAEDCERLIEISKTRMKRSVVYSADENGVTKVVPSYTRSSNQANYVLGDSDFTDEILSKVSELTNWPTKKMEGIQVIQYGIGGEFVPHCDFFLDSSDGEEMPWQRVGTFLIYLNRPTYGGSTFFPDAHFEFIPHQGNSLLFSYEPGDINRDLSRHAGTPVGGGSKWLATILLTDRDIENGVTKGTMGGRMM; encoded by the coding sequence ATGGTGTCGGAAGATTATCAGAATCAATTGTTGACCGAGCTTCGTCAGCAAGGTTATGACCATAATGAAATATGTGGCGAGCTGGTTCAGATGGGCCTGGATAAGGCATATGTAGAGCAGCTGCTATCCAAGGTCGCGTCCGAGGAGGCGCTCGATGAAGCTAGGCCGGAGCCCGACATTACGGGCCATCCTTCTTCGCTAAGCGTGGCAGGGCGAGAAGTGAAACTGCTGATGTTTACGAGAAAGCCTCGGTGCTATTTTTTCGCTGATTTCATGTCCGCGGAAGATTGTGAGCGGCTAATTGAGATATCAAAGACCCGTATGAAGCGTTCGGTGGTCTATAGCGCAGATGAAAACGGGGTAACAAAGGTTGTGCCCTCTTACACGAGGAGCAGCAATCAGGCCAATTATGTGCTCGGGGATTCGGATTTCACGGATGAAATTCTGAGCAAGGTTTCTGAATTGACCAATTGGCCAACCAAAAAAATGGAGGGAATCCAAGTCATTCAATATGGAATTGGTGGCGAATTCGTTCCTCATTGTGACTTCTTTCTCGACTCGTCCGATGGTGAGGAGATGCCTTGGCAGCGGGTTGGTACGTTTCTAATTTATTTGAACCGTCCGACATATGGCGGATCGACCTTTTTCCCGGATGCTCATTTTGAATTCATACCTCACCAAGGGAATTCGTTACTATTTAGCTACGAGCCTGGCGACATAAACAGGGATCTCTCCCGTCATGCCGGAACACCGGTAGGTGGCGGTAGCAAGTGGTTGGCGACGATCCTGCTCACAGATCGTGATATTGAGAACGGGGTAACCAAGGGGACTATGGGCGGGAGGATGATGTGA
- a CDS encoding radical SAM protein: protein MKKTKVTNLFVVVKLSERCNINCSYCYYYDPAYKDVFDRPPLIPPSVLNGLVDYIAQAQSDFEISTVVIAFHGGEPTLLKPSIVADFCDELTARLPVTTALKFAVQTNAVFLSDAWLSLISRYKIDVGISIDGDKAQHDRFRVDHRNRGTYDRIIGNLSKLRDNLANFDLAVGTISVLAPQTDVLGVYKHLTEVMGISRIKFLFPDKTYERSSDAIASDFDYSKGLCEAFDYWLLNHMGKVDVEMFSTIIRSLMLGKSSGELGRKTSNVDAAVAVLSDGSVRIADEFMIVESWFKGQPVMNIFESKFSDWLHSDRVQEIIKASASVPDACLDCRFARSCAGGDVASRYSNSSGFNNPSRHCKDVYSVYEHVENVLNVGEAALSRSA, encoded by the coding sequence GTGAAAAAAACTAAAGTAACCAACCTCTTTGTCGTGGTTAAGCTCTCGGAACGATGCAATATCAATTGCTCGTACTGCTATTACTACGATCCGGCATACAAGGATGTCTTTGATCGCCCTCCATTAATTCCTCCCTCAGTCCTGAATGGGTTGGTTGATTACATTGCCCAGGCACAATCGGACTTTGAGATATCGACAGTGGTGATTGCGTTTCATGGAGGCGAGCCAACGCTCCTGAAGCCCTCCATTGTGGCTGACTTTTGCGACGAACTCACCGCCCGGTTGCCAGTGACTACAGCGCTGAAGTTCGCAGTCCAAACAAATGCTGTATTTTTGTCGGATGCTTGGCTGTCTCTCATCAGTCGCTACAAGATTGATGTGGGTATCAGTATCGACGGTGATAAGGCACAGCATGACAGATTTAGAGTCGATCATAGAAACAGGGGGACTTATGATCGAATCATTGGAAATTTATCCAAGCTAAGAGATAATCTCGCTAATTTTGACTTGGCAGTCGGGACAATTTCCGTGTTGGCGCCGCAAACTGATGTCCTCGGCGTCTACAAGCACCTGACCGAGGTGATGGGCATCTCCCGTATAAAATTCCTGTTCCCCGATAAGACTTATGAAAGGTCATCTGATGCGATAGCGTCCGATTTCGACTATTCAAAGGGTCTTTGCGAGGCCTTCGATTATTGGTTGCTCAACCACATGGGAAAGGTCGATGTCGAAATGTTCAGTACTATCATTCGCAGTCTAATGCTCGGGAAGAGCTCCGGCGAATTGGGTAGGAAAACATCCAATGTGGACGCGGCGGTCGCTGTATTAAGTGATGGATCAGTTAGGATTGCGGACGAATTCATGATTGTTGAATCGTGGTTTAAAGGCCAGCCGGTAATGAATATATTCGAAAGCAAGTTCTCGGACTGGCTACATTCGGACAGAGTCCAAGAGATCATCAAAGCATCGGCGAGCGTGCCAGATGCGTGCCTTGATTGCAGGTTTGCCCGTAGCTGCGCTGGGGGGGATGTTGCCAGTCGTTACTCGAATTCGTCCGGATTCAACAACCCGTCCAGGCATTGCAAGGATGTGTATTCCGTCTACGAGCACGTAGAGAACGTGCTTAATGTTGGCGAGGCTGCTCTTTCACGAAGTGCTTGA